Proteins co-encoded in one Malus sylvestris chromosome 9, drMalSylv7.2, whole genome shotgun sequence genomic window:
- the LOC126582929 gene encoding KH domain-containing protein At4g18375-like produces the protein MDGNKRNFFKKRPNIQFKRKGGNNNYKKGKWNESGREQPLEDYQSLDTVYRILCPSKKIGGVIGKGGNIVKALREETRAKISVSDSVLGSDERVIIIYSSPTKISSKQNNNEDSDEGNEMEPHCAAQNALLKVHARIVEEDLFGGVTFDDDNENSVVTTRLLVPNNTVGCVLGKRGDVIQRLRSETGASIRVLPADQLPTCAKETDELVQISGKPNVTKRALYEVSTLLHQNPRKDKPPSGFPMPIGGQGFHPPGDPMTNALSPRNPVLSNRAPSHTMPPMPWTGGYENRSSGFARGGFNGVSPEHGGEALALAEFSMKILCSTGKIGGVIGKGGFNVKQLQLETGATIHVQDASTDSEERVIHVSAFEALWNPRSQTIEAILELQNITSEFSDKGIIATRLLVPSSKVGCLLGQGGQVINEMRRRTQADIRVYSKDDRPACAAEDEELVQISGNLGTTKDALAEITSRLRVRTLRDTNAGAEPAPVGPTHRFGPAGHLPGGGPLPTPSAVGAGSSGGYDPLKVSRHEYQPESHRIPPTASGYPRVNYAMEGKIPTNAVDFPGTVGRSFSTIREVGVSRAQLQDSQGGGFERSVEIGGSDHWNAAQNILRPFLASADQNVSSQSGPYRNVNAPQGSYHKMIPQQSPYQINSQQSPYQLNPQHSSYRINPQHSPYQVNASHSPFRTNGQESPYQLSSQQGSYPNTNAPQGAYHNYNSQQGAYQYHYRL, from the exons ATGGATGGGAACAAGCGAAACTTTTTCAAGAAACGCCCTAACATCCAGTTTAAAAGAAAAGGGGGTAACAACAACTATAAGAAAGGAAAGTGGAATGAATCAGGCCGTGAGCAACCTCTAGAGGATTACCAATCGCTCGACACTGTGTATCGTATTCTCTGCCCTTCTAAAAAGATCGGTGGTGTTATTGGGAAGGGTGGCAACATAGTCAAAGCCCTTAGAGAAGAGACCCGGGCAAAGATTTCGGTTTCTGATTCTGTTCTTGGCTCAGATGAGAGAGTAATTATTATCTATAGCTCTCCAACAAAAATTTCAAGCAAACAAAATAACAATGAAGATTCAGATGAGGGAAATGAAATGGAGCCACATTGTGCTGCCCAGAATGCTCTTTTGAAAGTTCATGCCAGGATTGTAGAGGAAGATCTCTTTGGTGGAGTTACATTTGATGATGACAACGAGAACAGTGTTGTCACGACAAGACTTCTAGTTCCAAACAATACGGTAGGGTGTGTTCTTGGAAAGCGTGGAGATGTTATTCAAAGATTGCGAAGTGAGACGGGTGCAAGTATCCGTGTCCTTCCTGCAGATCAGCTTCCAACTTGTGCTAAGGAAACTGATGAATTGGTGCAG ATATCTGGAAAACCAAATGTGACAAAGAGGGCACTTTACGAAGTGTCAACTCTACTGCATCAGAATCCTAGGAAGGATAAGCCTCCTTCAGGCTTTCCTATGCCTATTGGTGGTCAGGGGTTTCATCCCCCTGGAGACCCGATGACTAATGCCCTTTCACCCAGAAATCCAGTGTTGTCTAATCGGGCTCCTTCCCATACTATGCCGCCAATGCCATGGACAGGAGGATATGAAAACCGTTCTTCTGGATTTGCCCGAGGTGGTTttaatggggtttctcctgaacATGGGGGTGAAGCTCTAGCTCTAGCTGAGTTTTCTATGAAAATTTTGTGTTCAACTGGGAAAATTGGTGGGGTTATTGGCAAGGGCGGTTTTAATGTAAAACAGTTACAACTGGAAACAGGAGCCACTATTCATGTTCAGGATGCATCAACGGATTCAGAAGAACGTGTAATTCACGTCTCTGCTTTTGAG GCTTTGTGGAATCCCAGATCACAGACCATTGAGGCAATTCTTGAGCTTCAGAACATAACAAGTGAATTCTCTGATAAAGGCATAATTGCTACCAGGCTTCTTGTACCATCAAGTAAAGTTGGCTGCCTCCTTGGACAAGGAGGTCAAGTTATAAATGAGATGAGAAGGAGAACCCAGGCTGATATCCGTGTTTACTCAAAGGATGATAGGCCTGCATGTGCAGCTGAAGATGAAGAGCTTGTGCAG ATTTCTGGGAACTTGGGTACCACTAAAGATGCTTTGGCTGAGATTACGTCAAGGCTGAGAGTGAGAACCCTGCGAGATACAAATGCTGGAGCAGAACCTGCTCCTGTTGGCCCTACGCACAGATTTGGTCCTGCAGGCCACTTACCAGGTGGGGGACCACTGCCAACACCTAGTGCAGTTGGAGCTGGAAGCTCTGGTGGATATGATCCTCTGAAG GTTAGTAGACATGAATATCAACCAGAGAGTCATCGAATTCCTCCAACTGCTTCTGG TTATCCAAGGGTCAACTATGCTATGGAGGGTAAGATCCCAACGAATGCAGTCGATTTTCCTGGAACAGTAGGGCGCAGCTTTTCCACTATTAGGGAG GTTGGCGTATCAAGAGCGCAGCTCCAAGACTCCCAAGGTGGTGGCTTTGAACGTTCTGTTGAGATTGGCGGTTCTGATCACTGGAATGCAGCACAGAATATCCTTCGGCCATTCTTGGCTTCTGCGGATCAAAATGTGAGTTCTCAATCTGGTCCCTACCGCAATGTAAATGCTCCACAAGGCTCCTACCACAAGATGATTCCTCAGCAAAGCCCCTACCAAATCAATTCTCAACAAAGCCCCTACCAACTCAATCCTCAGCACAGCTCATACCGAATCAACCCTCAGCATAGCCCCTATCAAGTCAATGCTTCGCACAGCCCCTTCCGAACAAATGGTCAGGAAAGCCCCTATCAATTGAGCTCTCAACAAGGATCATACCCCAACACGAATGCTCCTCAAGGCGCCTACCACAACTATAATTCGCAACAAGGTGCCTACCAATACCATTACCGGCTCTAG